One part of the Candidatus Omnitrophota bacterium genome encodes these proteins:
- a CDS encoding ABC transporter ATP-binding protein has protein sequence MLVKAEGLSKKYETGGTDLEAVKGASLAIDKAEILALLGPSGAGKSTLLHMLGGLDRPSSGKVFFDGIDLYGISDSRRSRLRNSRIGFVFQLYHLLGELTSMENVTLPAMLACGNKLAKKDIMARGEYLLESVGVIDRAFHKPCQLSGGEAQRVSIARALMNNPDIVLCDEPTGNLDSENAYNILKIIQFLNTQFNQAFLIVTHNERISDLADRVIYMEDGKLK, from the coding sequence ATGTTGGTCAAGGCGGAGGGGTTATCCAAGAAATATGAAACCGGCGGCACGGACCTTGAAGCGGTCAAGGGTGCAAGCCTTGCCATAGACAAGGCCGAGATCCTTGCCCTGCTGGGGCCTTCAGGAGCCGGCAAATCAACTTTGTTGCATATGCTCGGCGGGTTGGACAGGCCTTCCAGCGGCAAGGTTTTTTTTGACGGTATAGACCTTTACGGTATCTCCGACAGCCGGCGTTCTCGTTTAAGAAACAGCAGGATTGGTTTCGTCTTTCAGCTTTATCATTTATTGGGCGAACTCACGTCCATGGAAAATGTTACGCTTCCGGCGATGCTGGCCTGCGGAAATAAACTCGCCAAAAAGGATATAATGGCCCGCGGCGAATACCTGTTGGAATCAGTCGGTGTTATAGACAGGGCTTTTCATAAACCGTGCCAGCTTTCGGGCGGAGAAGCGCAAAGGGTATCCATAGCCCGGGCGCTTATGAATAATCCTGATATCGTATTGTGCGATGAGCCTACGGGCAACCTTGATTCTGAAAACGCGTATAATATTTTAAAGATTATCCAATTTTTGAATACGCAATTTAACCAGGCTTTTCTGATTGTCACGCACAATGAACGCATATCCGATCTGGCTGATCGCGTCATTTATATGGAAGACGGAAAACTAAAATAG
- a CDS encoding ABC transporter permease, with amino-acid sequence MRRELAIAARYIVSAKRKRLVSFMSFVSILGIGVGVACLITVIAVMNGFSSELEKRIIGQNPHIIIEEQYGINSREYLDLAASLSGFDEINGLYPFIWGQGVLNFRSRAQGAAFRSVDLQNPIDRKKIEGQICSGSLELEGNSLIIGKELSTALGAFTGDEIDVMTSFSSRPKRFKITGIFYSGMYEYDLNLAYIGLSKAAEIFDTAGSYNGIGLDLKDALKADWMKNRLLPVMPEGFYLRTWMELNTNLFAALKLEKAAMFVILTLIVIVAALNIISMLTVMVTDKRKDIGILKAVGATGMMIMNIFSFQGLIIGALGAVFGLCGGIGMVFILDKWRFPILPESIYYGINYLPVKISVSDFIIVTAAALIISLLASAYPAYQASRLEPVEALRYE; translated from the coding sequence CGTATCGTTTATGAGTTTTGTATCAATACTCGGTATCGGGGTAGGCGTTGCCTGCCTGATAACCGTTATTGCCGTTATGAATGGTTTTAGCAGTGAGCTTGAAAAAAGGATAATAGGCCAAAACCCGCATATTATTATTGAGGAACAATATGGCATAAACAGCCGGGAATATCTTGACCTTGCAGCCAGTTTGTCAGGATTTGATGAAATAAATGGCCTGTATCCTTTTATATGGGGCCAGGGCGTGCTTAACTTCAGGTCCCGCGCGCAGGGCGCGGCATTCAGAAGCGTTGATCTGCAAAACCCTATTGACAGAAAAAAGATTGAGGGCCAGATATGTTCAGGCTCTCTTGAGTTGGAAGGTAACAGCCTTATAATCGGCAAAGAGTTATCAACAGCATTAGGCGCTTTTACAGGGGATGAGATAGATGTGATGACGTCGTTTTCATCCAGGCCTAAACGATTTAAGATAACCGGTATATTTTATTCAGGCATGTATGAATATGACCTGAATCTGGCCTATATCGGATTATCAAAGGCGGCAGAGATATTTGATACGGCGGGATCCTATAATGGAATAGGCCTGGATCTCAAGGATGCTTTAAAGGCAGACTGGATGAAAAACCGGTTATTGCCTGTTATGCCGGAAGGTTTTTATTTAAGGACATGGATGGAACTTAACACAAATTTATTTGCGGCATTAAAATTGGAAAAAGCGGCAATGTTTGTGATATTAACTCTGATCGTGATCGTGGCCGCGCTGAATATAATAAGCATGTTGACTGTCATGGTAACCGACAAGAGAAAGGACATAGGCATATTAAAGGCGGTAGGGGCTACGGGCATGATGATCATGAATATTTTTTCTTTCCAGGGGTTAATCATTGGGGCCCTTGGAGCCGTGTTTGGCCTGTGCGGCGGTATCGGAATGGTGTTTATACTGGATAAATGGCGGTTCCCGATACTGCCGGAGAGTATATATTACGGTATTAATTATCTGCCTGTCAAGATATCGGTTTCTGATTTTATCATTGTGACCGCAGCGGCCCTTATCATCAGCCTTCTGGCTTCGGCTTATCCGGCATATCAGGCATCAAGGCTTGAGCCGGTGGAAGCTTTGAGATATGAATAG